A single Bufo bufo chromosome 6, aBufBuf1.1, whole genome shotgun sequence DNA region contains:
- the MXI1 gene encoding max-interacting protein 1 isoform X1 — protein sequence MVRGRPRKDSMMDTDSQMPRCPLTELLGTQGQDMGHITTFLDNVQILLEAASYLERLDQDRKKCEHGYASIFPSSDSLELHGLKTRRLKSKRCSNNNLGSGTNRSTHNELEKNRRAHLRLCLERLKDLIPLEAESTRHTTLGLLNKAKLHIKKLEDSSRKGQHQLDMLEREQRFLKRRLEQLQGCAEPERVRADSVGSSALSDRSDSEREEIEVDIESTEFSHLEVDSSSGTSISDLDDHNSRQSLGSDEGYSSASIKLLYSS from the exons ATGGTGAGAGGGCGACCCAGGAAGGACAGCATGATGGACACAGACTCCCAGATGCCCAGGTGCCCCCTGACTGAGTTGCTGGGCACTCAGGGACAGGACATGGGGCACATCACCACTTTCTTGGACAATGTGCAGATCTTGCTGGAAGCTGCCAGTTACCTGGAGAGACTGGACCAGGACAGGAAAA AGTGTGAACATGGCTATGCCTCCATCTTCCCCTCCAGCGACAGCTTGGAGCTTCACGGGCTGAAAACAAGAAGGTTAAAATCGAAGAGATGCAGTAATAATAATCTAGGAAGCGGCACAAACAG ATCCACACACAACGAGTTGGAGAAGAACAG GAGGGCTCACTTACGGCTCTGTCTAGAACGTCTGAAGGACCTTATACCCCTAGAAGCCGAAAGCACCAGGCACACCACCCTGGGACTACTAAACAAAGCCAAACTGCACATCAAG AAACTTGAAGACTCGTCACGGAAAGGCCAACATCAGCTGGATATGTTAGAAAGGGAACAGCGCTTTTTGAAGAGGAGGTTGGAGCAGCTACAGGGCTGTGCAGAGCCGGAAAGGGTGCGAGCGGACAGTGTGGGCTCCAGCGCATTGTCCGATCGGTCTGACTCAGAACGAG AAGAGATCGAGGTGGACATCGAAAGCACAGAATTCTCCCATCTGGAAGTGGACAGTTCTAGTGGCACCAGCATCAGTGACCTGGACGACCACAACAGCCGGCAAAGCTTGGGCAGCGATGAAGGATATTCCAGCGCTAGTATCAAGCTCCTCTACAGCTCATAA
- the MXI1 gene encoding max-interacting protein 1 isoform X2 gives MDCVRMLNIQRLLDAAEYLDRRDRECEHGYASIFPSSDSLELHGLKTRRLKSKRCSNNNLGSGTNRSTHNELEKNRRAHLRLCLERLKDLIPLEAESTRHTTLGLLNKAKLHIKKLEDSSRKGQHQLDMLEREQRFLKRRLEQLQGCAEPERVRADSVGSSALSDRSDSEREEIEVDIESTEFSHLEVDSSSGTSISDLDDHNSRQSLGSDEGYSSASIKLLYSS, from the exons ATGGATTGCGTCCGAATGTTAAATATTCAGAGGCTCCTAGATGCTGCCGAATATCTGGATAGAAGAGACCGAG AGTGTGAACATGGCTATGCCTCCATCTTCCCCTCCAGCGACAGCTTGGAGCTTCACGGGCTGAAAACAAGAAGGTTAAAATCGAAGAGATGCAGTAATAATAATCTAGGAAGCGGCACAAACAG ATCCACACACAACGAGTTGGAGAAGAACAG GAGGGCTCACTTACGGCTCTGTCTAGAACGTCTGAAGGACCTTATACCCCTAGAAGCCGAAAGCACCAGGCACACCACCCTGGGACTACTAAACAAAGCCAAACTGCACATCAAG AAACTTGAAGACTCGTCACGGAAAGGCCAACATCAGCTGGATATGTTAGAAAGGGAACAGCGCTTTTTGAAGAGGAGGTTGGAGCAGCTACAGGGCTGTGCAGAGCCGGAAAGGGTGCGAGCGGACAGTGTGGGCTCCAGCGCATTGTCCGATCGGTCTGACTCAGAACGAG AAGAGATCGAGGTGGACATCGAAAGCACAGAATTCTCCCATCTGGAAGTGGACAGTTCTAGTGGCACCAGCATCAGTGACCTGGACGACCACAACAGCCGGCAAAGCTTGGGCAGCGATGAAGGATATTCCAGCGCTAGTATCAAGCTCCTCTACAGCTCATAA